The Acidimicrobiia bacterium sequence CGACGAACAACGAGCCACCTGGTGGCCGCGCATCGTCAAAGCCTATGAGGGGTACGCCGAATATCAGGCCAGAACCGATCGTCAGATCCCGGTCATCTTCGTTGACCAAGGGTGACCGGTTGGATCTGACCGGTCCGAAACAGGTCGAGGGGAACGTCGATCCCCAGGCGATCATAGAGTTGCGCCGGGACGGAGATATCCGCCACCAACAGCTCCCCCACATAACGGCTCTCCATCAGGCCGACCTTGGGAAGAGCCAGCGTCAGCGTAGCGTCCGCCACCATTCCCGCTCCGGGCGCCAACCCGGTATCGACATCAACCCCTGACGGCGTATCGAGCGACAAGACCGGAATCGACTCATCATTGGCCCAATAGATAAACGTCTCAGCCCGCCCTCGCGCCGGACCCGAAAGGCTGTATCCGAGTACCGCGTCGAGAATCAGATCAGCGCCGTGCGGCTCCCCGATCGCGATATCCAATGTCCTGACAATCGAAAGTTGCGATCCCGGGACCCCGTCCAGGTCCGGACGGGTCAACGCGACACTCACATCTACGCCCCACCCGGACAGACGCCGGGCGGCAACCAGGCCTCCCCCGCCGTTGCCGCCGGAACCGACGAGAACCAGGACCGATGACGGCTGATACCGCTCG is a genomic window containing:
- a CDS encoding NAD(P)H-hydrate epimerase, translating into MIDELGISLIQMMENAGLQLARLAIERYQPSSVLVLVGSGGNGGGGLVAARRLSGWGVDVSVALTRPDLDGVPGSQLSIVRTLDIAIGEPHGADLILDAVLGYSLSGPARGRAETFIYWANDESIPVLSLDTPSGVDVDTGLAPGAGMVADATLTLALPKVGLMESRYVGELLVADISVPAQLYDRLGIDVPLDLFRTGQIQPVTLGQRR